The proteins below come from a single Drosophila ananassae strain 14024-0371.13 chromosome 4 unlocalized genomic scaffold, ASM1763931v2 tig00000241, whole genome shotgun sequence genomic window:
- the LOC123258068 gene encoding GRIP and coiled-coil domain-containing protein 2-like, which yields MGVKRFTNESSREDQKNGTSPTGTSTNYRQEQVASSGDRTLYNSDIPSLGRSIKSSRSALFMPFGASVDTSTPIKPANPSNLVTTGENYTSNADLSDELNVSEVTKIVERMELLSNSLKKIQEIVEKLGNTTLSEEVIVHERHFKKFMDFVGEILVNIGTRLPQSDSKSMYLEQKLKGLEKMNESLNNSVQELEKKVDKLEKENKDFLAENDELKEKLATAKEEKELLFNKKEKMQEVINGLNENNQRLMQKINGLEDDYEYLLRAEKTKRETEDSCIQVEDADIPEGKAELCKDYEIKLVKLEQEIDAKGKQCEELLLENSILRGNIERLKEENKRLEGIEESFSIDPSHFCSVKNLHDELILANEQPENIDISIQDEMDSKVATESVGVNVKQGYSKRTSNLSRVSEQSSAVKSQFSEARAQSRKQIIYASASLILSGVFAVGTSLTMSHLGISISLALTALTFLTLGCYCSYKASTTLRNIELDRTFKMADHEAVFMVPSL from the exons ATGGGAGTGAAGCGCTTTACGAATGAAAGCAGTAGAGAAGATCAGAAAAATGGTACTAGTCCAACAGGAACTTCTACAAATTATAGACAAGAGCAAGTTGCCTCTAGTGGTGATAGAACACTTTATAATAGTGATATACCTTCACTAGGTAGATCGATTAAGAGCAGCCGAAGTGCACTGTTTATGCCATTTGGAGCTTCTGTTGATACGAGTACCCCGATTAAACCTGCCAATCCATCTAACCTAGTTACCACTGGTGAGAATTATACTAGTAATGCAGATCTGAGTGATGAATTGAACGTAAGTGAAGTAACTAAAATTGTTGAACGAATGGAGCTATTATccaatagtttaaaaaaaatccaagaaATTGTGGAAAAGCTGGGTAATACTACACTAAGTGAAGAAGTGATAGTTCATGAGAGACATTTCAAAAAGTTTATGGATTTTGTAGGAGAAATTCTCGTAAATATTGGTACAAGATTACCACAAAGTGATTCTAAAAGCATGTATCTTGAACAAAAATTGAAGGGATTGGAAAAGATGAATGAATCCTTAAATAACAGTGTTCAAGAGTTAGAGAAAAAAGTAGATAAACTTGAAAAAGAGAATAAAGATTTTCTAGCAGAAAATGATGAACTTAAGGAAAAACTTGCTACAGCGAAAGAAGAAAAG GAATtgctatttaataaaaaagaaaagatgcAGGAAGTTATAAATGGGCTGAATGAGAACAATCAACGAttaatgcaaaaaataaatgggtTAGAAGATGATTATGAGTATTTGTTAAGAGCGGAAAAGACAAAAAGAGAAACCGAAGATTCGTGTATACAAGTGGAGGATGCAGATATACCGGAAGGAAAAGCTGAGTTATGTAAAGACTATGAAATTAAACTAGTAAAGCTGGAACAAGAGATAGATGCAAAAGGGAAACAATGTGAGGAATTGCTATTAGAAAATAGTATATTACGAGGAAATATAGAACGATTAAAGGAAGAGAATAAACGATTAGAAGGCATTGAAGAAAGCTTTAGTATCGATCCCTCACATTTTTGCTCTGTAAAAAATTTGCATGATGAGCTTATTCTAGCTAATGAACAGCCGGAAAATATTGATATATCAATCCAGGATGAGATGGATTCAAAAGTTGCCACTGAGTCTGTGGGTGTTAATGTAAAACAAGGTTATAGTAAAAGGACTAGCAACCTATCTCGAGTCTCTGAACAAAGTTCAGCAGTAAAATCTCAATTCTCAGAAGCAAGAGCTCAGAGTAGAAAGCAAATAATTTATGCCTCTGCTTCTCTTATATTATCTGGAGTATTTGCTGTTGGCACAAGTTTAACAATGTCTCATTTAggaatatctatttcacttgcTTTGACTGCATTAACTTTCCTTACATTGGGATGTTATTGTTCATATAAGGCAAGTACAACGCTTAGGAATATTGAACTTGATCGAACTTTTAAAATGGCTGATCATGAAGCTGTTTTTATGGTTCCCAGCTTATAA